A segment of the Candidatus Dependentiae bacterium genome:
AAAAAGCAAAGCAAGCAATAGTCAGGCACAGAGCTCATACAACATGTCTGAAATTTTAAATGAGCAAGAATTAGAGCAAACTAAAGAGTTGCTGTTTATGGTTGAAAGTGCAAACATAAAACTCACTTTTGAAAACCTTATGCTGCAGTTTCAAAAAAAATATTGGAAATCAATAGCGTCACACATAAAAATAAACATCACTCAAGCAACAAGAGACGGAAATCCAAAAGAAGTACAGCGACTCATGAATGTTTTTGAAAAATTAAAATTAGAACTATGTAAGAAGGGACGTTTATGATCAAGAAAAAAACAAACTCTAAAAAAATAACTAAAATAACGATTAATAACGAAGATAAGCAAAGTATCATCAAAAAGATCGTTGAAGATGGCCAAAAGCATCGTTACATCACCTATGAAACAATCATGGAAATCGGAGAACGCCACAAATTCACCGAAGAAGATACAAACGAACTTTTAAAAGAACTTGATAAAAAAAACGTTGAACTTATTACCCAAGAAGAACTTTTAAGTGGACATGGGGCAACAGATAGCGACGATTTTATCGAGCAAGATGAAAAAACAACACATAAAGCCGCAAGCAAACTTTCTGTAGCTTCTTTACAAGATGAAGAAGAAGAAATAGAAAGCGACGATACAATTAAAGATGATGGCGAAGTTGTAAAAGAAGCTCCTGAAGTTCCACAAATTGCTGACGGTGTGAAATGTTATTTAAGAGACATTGGAAAAATTCCATTGTTAAACAAAAAAACAGAAACCGTTATTGCTGAAAAAATAGCAAGTGGAAAGCGTGAATCAGTTGAAGCGCTATCAAGATTCCCAATGATACACAAAGAAATTTTAATCATTGCAGATCGTATCAACAAAAAAAATATCGCGCTTAAAGATATTATTCAATTTACTGAATTTGATGAAGAAAACTTACCAAAGCTTGAAGAAGAGCGCGCAGCTCTTTTAACAATCATTAGTAAGATCAAAAAATTAATTCTCAATGAATCTGCGATTTATCTAAGCTATCGAGACAAACTTTCTTCGCCTGCAAGCAAAAAAGAAATGTTTGAAAAGATCAAAGAGAATAAAGAAAAAACAAGTGAAGCTATTTTATCTATCAAACTTTCTAATAAACTGATTAGAAAGCTTGGTAAAAAAATAGAAAAGCTTATGAACAAAATCTCTGAGCGTAAGCAGTTTATAAAAACAACCGAAAAGCAGATTGCTGATCTTAAAAAGAAAAAAGGTGTTGATAACACTGAAGATATTCTTGATCTCGAAACACAGCAACGAATTGCTAAAAAAGCGATTAAAAACACTGAAAACGAAATTGGGCTTCCGCACGAAATAACTATCAAATATTATACTATTTTTGCGAAAGGGCAGCTCAAGGATAAGCTTGCAAAAGCGGACTTAGCAAAAGCAAACTTACGACTTGTTGTAAATAATGCTCGAAAATTCATTAACCGCGGACTACACTTCTTAGATCTTATCCAAGAAGGAAACATTGGATTAATGAAAGCCGTAGAAAAGTTTGAATTTGAACGTGGTTACAAATTCTCAACCTATGCAACATGGTGGATCAAACAAGCAATTACTCGCGCTATTGCAGATCAATCTAGAACAATTCGTGTTCCAGTGCATATGGTTGAAACGCTTAATAAAATCAACAAAATTAAGCACATCTTTTTACAAGAACACGGAAGAGAACCGACCCACACCGAACTTGCAAAAAAATTAAACATTGACGAAAAGAAAATCAAAAACATCATTAAAATCTCTAGGGAGCCTATTTCTTTAGAAACACCAATCGGTGATGGAAATGATGCTTCTATCAAAGATTTAATTGTAAGCGAAGATGATTTTTCATTGTCTGACTCTGTTGCAAGCAACGACTTAAAAGAAAAAATCAGAGAAGTTCTAAAAACTCTTACTCCTCGTGAAGAAAAAGTTTTGAAAATGAGATTTGGTATCGATGTTGCATCTGAGCATACTTTAGAAGAAGTTGGTAAAGATTTTTCTGTTACTCGTGAACGTATTCGACAAATTGAAGTGAAAGCTTTGAAAAAATTGAAACATCCATCACGAAGCAAAAAATTGGTAACTTTCTTTGAAAAAGATATGAGCAATTTAGAAATTGAAGAAATTGATGAAGATGACTCAGACGAATAAACAATAGAAAATCGTATAGAAGAATTTAAAGCACCCGCGTAAAAACGGGTGCTTTCTTTTTCAGCAATTGTATTATTTATAAGATTAGATCATACTAAAAATCGTCTGTTTATAGTTTACTGATAAAAAAAGGACGCCGTGACTATCTATACACAAAAATTACTTTTTGATTGTGCTATTTTTCTAGCATCTTTAAGCCTTTGTGCTCTACTTGCATTCATGGAAACAAGTATCACCGCAATTCGATTATTTAAAATAAAAGAATTAGAACGCTCAACCGATAAATACAAAGCATTTTTTGCAACCCTTGAAAGCAAACCTCAATATGTCTTGATGACCATTTTGGTTGCAACAAACATGATGTGCATCACTTCTGCTATTCTTTTGCAAAATATTATTGAAAATATTTTTTCAGATTTCGACCTTCCTCAAGGCCTTGGTTTTACTGTGGGCATTGCCCTTGGAACAATTGTTGTATCGCTCATTGGTGAAATAATTCCAAAAAGTATTGCTCAAGCCAAAACAAATCCTCTTGCATCGTTAGTCTGGCTTGCAAATATTATTTTTTATATCGTATCTCCGCTCACTAACCCGCTTCTTGCAATCTCTCGCTATTTTTCTCGAACAGAATTTGATGCAAGCGAGCATCATGATCAAATCATTTCTGAACAAGAAATTCGCTTTTTAATAAATTATATAGAGAAAAAAGGATTGATGGAGCCTGACAAAACAAGCATGCTTCAAAATATTTTTCGCATGGAAAATACACACGTTAAAGAAATTTTAATCCCAAACAGCAGCATTATCAGCGTTGATATTAACAACGATATCAATATTTTGCTCTCACTGTTTAAAACATATCAGTATTCAAGATTTCCTGTTTTTGAAGGCAACCCAGAAAACATTATCGGCATTGTTTACCAAAAAGATCTATTTTTAAAGCTGCAACTAAATAAAACAGAAGCAAATCTTCGCGACATTATCAAACCAATTATTTTTGTTCCAGACAGCCTTAAAGTCAGCGAGCTGCTCAAAGAATTCAAAAGACAGCACATCCATATGGCTATGGTACTCGATGAGTATGGCAGCACGATTGGACTCGTTACGCTTGAAGATACTCTTGAAGAAATTGTTGGAGACATCACAGATGAGCATGATCCCAATGCGGACATGAGAAAGATCACAACAATTATTCATGATGAGCAGTGGTCTGTGGATGCAACAATTGACCTTGATCGGCTTGAAGATGTTTTACAGGTTCACTTCCAGGTTGAAACAGCAGTGACTCTTGGTGGATTTTTAACGGAACATTCACAGCGTCTTTTAAAAATTGGCGAAAACTTTTTTTATAAAGGATTTTGTTTCACGATAGAAAAAGCAAATGAAAAAAGAGTTCTGCAAGTTTTAATAAATCGCTCAGAGTCGAAAGCTGCTTGCTCTGAAAAACCAAAGTCATAAATAAAAAAGTACGACCCAAAAAAGGAGTATTATGAAGCTCAATTTATTATTGCTGGCATCAGCATTATTTTTCTCACAATTAATTGTGGCCAGCAAATCTGATACAAAAAAAATATCTTTAGAAATCATGGAAGCTTTATCTGATGATATCGCAGAATTGGTCATTGCAAAAAAACAAGAAAAAAACGACCCGGCAAAAACAAAGGCTCACTGCATTAACATCATCAAACACATGGCCAACATCATTGCCTTAATCGTCGAAACGATTAAAGAACGCAAACAAACTCGTTCCATTGTTTTATGGGATCAAAATGATCAAGATCTTTTAATTGAAGAAATTGCCCAAAAGATTCTACAAGAAATTGAGAACGATGAGAAAAAGCTTTAAAGAATTTAATTGATTTTTTCTTTAAGACCAACATGCCTATTTTTGCTTTTCTGTGTATTGCGCTTGCCTATAATTTAACATCTTCCCCAGCAATTAACTTATCTGCAATTTGATCTAGCTCTTCATAAGATCGCTCAAATTCTGGCCCCATTTCCATTCCACCTAAGGTTATAAGCAAATCTCTAAAATCCTGGTCCATCTCTCTACGATACTGCGAATATACAAAATATGACCAATTTCCAATATCGCCAACATCATCCATACCCTGTATTCGTTCTTTTAATTCTTTTCCAAACTGTTCTTTTGTGTACATTATTTTTTATCTTTCATTCAAGGCTGCACCCTCAAGTGTGCGCATGATTTTAGCTTGTGATCTTACAGCGCCACACACTCCACCAACAGCATGTATGACTTTTCCAGGGAGAACAAGATTAGTTCCAAATCTCGCTAAGGCCTCAACTCTTTCAGGGCCTGTAGAGTTTGCCATCTGATCACCAAGCTTATGCAAAGCCTGCGCAACTTCACCAAGCTTATGCAAAGCCTGCGCAACTTCCTCATTTCTTTGATCGCGTTTTAATTTATAGCTTTCAGGTGCCATAGATTCGTCTTCAACGCAGTTTAGGGCAGCTGTTTCAAGGGCAAAGCAGATTGTTTTACCAAGGTCTTTACACGTTTCAATTGGACGGGAAGCCATATGAAGAACATCTGTAGCGCCATAAGCTATTCCATAAACAACGCCTTGCGCGTAAGGCAGTGCAGCCGTAGCTATCTCACGCGACAACCGAAGCACTATCCAATCAACATCCATGAGCTGAGACGCTAATAAAACTTTTTGGTTTTTATTTGCATCGTAAGCGGCATCTGCAAAATCAACAACGTTTGTTTGCAAATTGCTTTGATATGCAAAATTTGCTTGCAAAGTTGCTGCTTGTGACAAAACATCACACACCTCACCATGTAATTGTTGCTGCAAATCGGTGCCAAAAAAAACCTGATAATTATTATAATCAATGTCATGAGCAGCTAAAAAACCAACCGTTTGCGGAGTTAAATAATAAGCTTGATCAAACTGTTTGTAATCTTGCTCAATGGTTGACGACAACGCTTCTTGACGATCTTTCCACTGCTTTTCAAGCCCAAGGGCTGGACAGTTGGCAAGATCGAACTCACACGCTTGATGCTCTTGTTTTATCATCTGCTCATAAAAAACTAACGCCTCTTGTTGCTCTTTGGCTTCTTGCTCAAGAAGTGCATGAGATAATCTTTTTTCTTCTTCTATGGCAAGTTGCTGTTCATCAGTCTTTTGATCACTGAGTAGCCGAAGCTCTATCTCTTTTTTTCTTGCAGCTTCTTGCTGCCTTGCGGCATCTTTATTGTTACGATCAAGAGCTTCTTGCTCTGATTTTTGTTTTGCTTTTTGGATTTTGTTTCGTTTTTTGATTTTCTCTTGGACGACTTTACTATATTTTTCTACCTTGCTCGGTCGCTTCCACCAAGAATTTTTTAAATATATTTGCCATAGTTCTTTAATTGCCTGATCAGACAACCTTAGATCATTGAAACTTTTATGTATAAAATCCTCATATCCAAGTCGCATGGCATGATCAAATTCATAAAATCCCATGTTAAACTTTTCACGGTAGATACTATCTTGCACTTGTATGTAGGCAGCTATTTCAATTTGCTCACGCAGGCTTAAAGCGCGACCTGTAAAGGGTGATTGCATCATCGAATCAAATCTTGAATTCGAATTGTTTTTGCAAGAGTTTTTAGAA
Coding sequences within it:
- the rpoD gene encoding RNA polymerase sigma factor RpoD gives rise to the protein MIKKKTNSKKITKITINNEDKQSIIKKIVEDGQKHRYITYETIMEIGERHKFTEEDTNELLKELDKKNVELITQEELLSGHGATDSDDFIEQDEKTTHKAASKLSVASLQDEEEEIESDDTIKDDGEVVKEAPEVPQIADGVKCYLRDIGKIPLLNKKTETVIAEKIASGKRESVEALSRFPMIHKEILIIADRINKKNIALKDIIQFTEFDEENLPKLEEERAALLTIISKIKKLILNESAIYLSYRDKLSSPASKKEMFEKIKENKEKTSEAILSIKLSNKLIRKLGKKIEKLMNKISERKQFIKTTEKQIADLKKKKGVDNTEDILDLETQQRIAKKAIKNTENEIGLPHEITIKYYTIFAKGQLKDKLAKADLAKANLRLVVNNARKFINRGLHFLDLIQEGNIGLMKAVEKFEFERGYKFSTYATWWIKQAITRAIADQSRTIRVPVHMVETLNKINKIKHIFLQEHGREPTHTELAKKLNIDEKKIKNIIKISREPISLETPIGDGNDASIKDLIVSEDDFSLSDSVASNDLKEKIREVLKTLTPREEKVLKMRFGIDVASEHTLEEVGKDFSVTRERIRQIEVKALKKLKHPSRSKKLVTFFEKDMSNLEIEEIDEDDSDE
- a CDS encoding hemolysin family protein; its protein translation is MTIYTQKLLFDCAIFLASLSLCALLAFMETSITAIRLFKIKELERSTDKYKAFFATLESKPQYVLMTILVATNMMCITSAILLQNIIENIFSDFDLPQGLGFTVGIALGTIVVSLIGEIIPKSIAQAKTNPLASLVWLANIIFYIVSPLTNPLLAISRYFSRTEFDASEHHDQIISEQEIRFLINYIEKKGLMEPDKTSMLQNIFRMENTHVKEILIPNSSIISVDINNDINILLSLFKTYQYSRFPVFEGNPENIIGIVYQKDLFLKLQLNKTEANLRDIIKPIIFVPDSLKVSELLKEFKRQHIHMAMVLDEYGSTIGLVTLEDTLEEIVGDITDEHDPNADMRKITTIIHDEQWSVDATIDLDRLEDVLQVHFQVETAVTLGGFLTEHSQRLLKIGENFFYKGFCFTIEKANEKRVLQVLINRSESKAACSEKPKS